One region of Flavobacterium sp. GSB-24 genomic DNA includes:
- a CDS encoding GNAT family N-acetyltransferase — MISVSTDKTKLDVPFIQNFLKDIYWAAGRTIEEVQTTIDASVCFGIYLDDKQIGFARVITDYAVFAYLMDVFITEEHRGKGYSSILIETMMKEPQLQNVKIWRLATTDAHFLYEKFGFTKLNHPEKMMEKIV, encoded by the coding sequence ATGATTAGCGTATCTACTGATAAAACCAAACTCGACGTTCCGTTTATACAAAACTTTTTAAAAGACATTTATTGGGCTGCAGGACGGACTATTGAAGAAGTGCAGACTACAATTGATGCTTCGGTTTGTTTTGGAATCTATTTAGATGACAAACAAATTGGTTTTGCAAGAGTAATTACCGATTACGCGGTATTTGCTTATTTAATGGACGTTTTTATAACCGAAGAACATCGTGGAAAAGGATATTCGTCGATCTTAATTGAAACGATGATGAAGGAACCTCAACTTCAAAATGTCAAAATTTGGAGATTAGCCACAACTGACGCTCACTTTTTATACGAGAAATTCGGATTTACAAAAC
- a CDS encoding cyclase family protein — protein MLAFLDNKYQIDLSKPIDISIPLTNTDENPIAWYIEKPVIEPVVFGDWIGKVSEGKSSTNFNNIFFNPHGHGTHTECLGHITNDFYSINQSLKQFFFFAKLITVQPEKIGDDFVITKESISTSLNVTSFEALIIRTLPNQKEKKSRKYSNTNPPYLSVEAATFIRESEIQHLLIDLPSVDKEHDEGKLLAHKAFWNVKDTHNLNSDARLNATITEMIYVPDEIEDGNYILNLQIASFENDASPSKPILYKI, from the coding sequence ATGCTAGCATTTTTAGACAATAAATATCAAATCGACTTATCAAAACCCATTGATATCTCAATTCCTTTAACCAATACAGACGAAAACCCAATTGCCTGGTATATCGAAAAACCAGTTATTGAACCTGTAGTTTTCGGCGATTGGATCGGAAAAGTTTCGGAAGGAAAATCATCTACAAATTTTAATAATATATTCTTCAACCCTCATGGACATGGTACGCACACAGAATGTTTAGGACATATTACAAATGATTTTTACAGCATTAATCAATCGCTAAAACAGTTTTTCTTTTTTGCTAAATTGATTACGGTTCAGCCTGAAAAAATTGGAGATGATTTTGTGATTACGAAGGAAAGCATTTCGACTTCGCTCAATGTGACATCGTTCGAGGCTTTGATTATTAGAACACTTCCCAATCAAAAAGAAAAAAAATCAAGAAAATATTCGAATACAAATCCGCCTTATTTGTCTGTAGAAGCTGCCACTTTCATCCGCGAAAGCGAAATTCAACATTTATTGATTGATTTACCAAGCGTTGATAAAGAACATGACGAAGGCAAATTATTGGCTCACAAAGCATTTTGGAATGTAAAAGACACTCATAATCTTAATTCTGATGCACGGTTAAATGCGACAATTACCGAAATGATTTATGTTCCAGACGAAATTGAAGATGGAAATTATATACTAAATCTTCAAATCGCTTCGTTTGAAAATGACGCAAGTCCATCAAAACCAATTTTATATAAGATTTAA
- the hemW gene encoding radical SAM family heme chaperone HemW, with product MSGIYIHIPFCKQACHYCDFHFSTSMKKKDEMVLALAKEIVMRKNEFENDPEFSGVETIYFGGGTPSVLTNDEINFLILEVYKNYKVSDNPEITLEANPDDLSAERIFELSKSPINRLSIGIQSFYEEDLKMMNRAHNSVEAIKCLQEATKYFDNISLDLIYGIPGMSDEMWKQNIETALSFGIPHISSYALTVEPKTALSKLIQTGKIAEPQDEAASNHFMILVEMLQKNGFIHYELSNFGKENYFSKNNSAYWLGKKYIGIGPSAHSYDGEKRGWNIANNSLYLKAIQNNELPIETEILTISDRYNEYIMTGLRTIWGVSLERIENEFGLEYLNYLKKQSEKFLNDDLLSIENNILKPTPKGKFLTDGIASDLFYLNLEE from the coding sequence ATGAGCGGTATCTACATCCATATTCCTTTTTGCAAACAGGCTTGTCATTATTGTGACTTTCATTTTTCGACTTCAATGAAAAAGAAAGATGAAATGGTTTTGGCTTTGGCCAAAGAAATTGTCATGCGTAAAAATGAGTTTGAGAACGATCCCGAATTCTCAGGAGTAGAGACAATATATTTTGGAGGTGGAACTCCTTCTGTTTTGACCAATGACGAAATCAATTTTTTAATTTTAGAAGTTTATAAAAACTATAAAGTCTCAGATAATCCAGAAATTACACTTGAAGCTAATCCCGATGATTTGTCTGCAGAGCGAATTTTTGAATTATCTAAAAGCCCTATAAATCGATTAAGCATTGGTATTCAGTCTTTTTATGAAGAAGATTTGAAGATGATGAACCGCGCTCATAATTCGGTGGAAGCCATAAAATGTTTACAAGAAGCGACAAAATATTTTGATAATATTTCACTCGATTTAATTTACGGAATTCCAGGAATGAGCGACGAAATGTGGAAACAGAATATCGAAACGGCTTTGAGTTTTGGCATTCCGCATATTTCGAGTTATGCATTAACAGTTGAACCCAAAACAGCCTTGAGCAAATTAATTCAGACTGGAAAAATCGCTGAACCGCAAGATGAAGCCGCTTCAAATCATTTTATGATTTTGGTTGAAATGCTTCAAAAGAATGGGTTTATCCATTACGAATTATCGAATTTTGGGAAAGAGAATTATTTCTCCAAAAACAATTCGGCCTATTGGTTAGGAAAAAAATATATTGGAATCGGGCCTTCGGCGCATAGTTATGACGGCGAAAAAAGAGGCTGGAATATTGCGAATAATTCATTGTATTTGAAAGCGATTCAAAATAACGAACTTCCGATCGAAACAGAAATTCTGACTATTTCAGATCGCTATAACGAATATATTATGACTGGCTTAAGAACGATTTGGGGCGTTTCTTTAGAAAGAATTGAAAATGAATTCGGTTTGGAATATTTGAATTATCTGAAAAAACAATCTGAAAAATTCTTAAACGATGATTTGCTTTCCATTGAAAACAACATTCTAAAACCAACTCCAAAAGGAAAATTTTTAACAGATGGAATTGCTTCAGATTTATTTTATCTAAATTTGGAAGAATAA
- the ruvC gene encoding crossover junction endodeoxyribonuclease RuvC yields the protein MTKERIILGIDPGTTIMGFGLIRVINKKMEFLQLNELQLSKYDNHYQKLKIIFERTIELIETHHPDEIAIEAPFFGKNVQSMLKLGRAQGVAMAAGLSRDIPITEYEPKKIKMAITGNGNASKEQVAKMLQQLLGLKELPKNLDSTDGLAAAVCHHFNSGKVVAGKSYSGWDAFVKQNEDKIRK from the coding sequence ATGACAAAAGAACGCATCATATTAGGAATTGACCCTGGAACCACAATTATGGGTTTTGGATTAATTAGAGTCATCAATAAAAAAATGGAATTTTTGCAGTTAAACGAATTGCAATTGTCCAAATATGACAATCATTACCAAAAACTAAAAATCATTTTTGAAAGAACCATCGAATTAATCGAAACGCATCATCCTGACGAAATTGCGATTGAAGCGCCTTTTTTTGGTAAAAATGTACAATCGATGTTAAAGCTTGGACGCGCACAAGGCGTTGCCATGGCAGCAGGCCTTTCAAGAGATATTCCGATCACGGAATATGAACCTAAAAAGATAAAGATGGCGATTACCGGAAACGGAAATGCCAGCAAAGAACAGGTTGCGAAAATGCTCCAACAGCTTTTAGGATTAAAAGAATTACCCAAAAATCTCGATTCAACCGACGGTTTGGCAGCGGCAGTTTGTCATCACTTTAATTCAGGAAAAGTCGTAGCAGGAAAAAGTTATTCGGGCTGGGATGCTTTTGTGAAACAAAATGAGGACAAAATTAGAAAATGA
- a CDS encoding lysylphosphatidylglycerol synthase domain-containing protein — protein MISIPHKAKQFLVLLIKLLIVGGAFYFIYNQLANNDKLDWNKFIVLFRKNQSVLGISFILLLSVLNRYFEILKWQNLAKAIYQISVYEATKQVLAALTAGIFTPNGVGEYAGKALYYPKSEAKKVVFLNLICNGIQMILTIIFGIFGLLYFNAQFNVITTKTVLILFGGFLLILIILFSIKKIKVKGYSIEKLIHKINEIPKPIHRKNIFLGILRYLVFSHQYYFLFLAFDVDLPYLTLMAAITSVYFLASSLPTFQFLDFAVKGSVAIYFFGILGVNEWIVIFISTLMWFLNVVLPVFLGSYFVLNFKTKTAA, from the coding sequence ATGATTTCAATTCCTCACAAAGCTAAGCAATTCCTAGTTCTTCTAATCAAACTTTTGATTGTTGGCGGTGCATTTTATTTTATTTACAATCAGCTGGCCAACAACGACAAATTGGACTGGAATAAGTTCATTGTTTTATTTCGAAAAAATCAGTCGGTTTTAGGCATTTCGTTTATATTACTTTTGAGTGTTTTGAATCGCTATTTTGAGATTCTAAAATGGCAGAATCTCGCCAAAGCAATTTATCAAATCTCGGTTTACGAAGCCACTAAGCAGGTTTTAGCCGCTTTAACGGCAGGAATCTTTACACCAAACGGAGTGGGAGAGTACGCTGGAAAAGCTTTGTATTATCCAAAATCGGAAGCTAAAAAAGTTGTTTTTCTAAACTTAATCTGCAACGGAATCCAAATGATTTTAACGATCATTTTTGGAATTTTTGGCTTACTTTATTTCAATGCACAGTTTAATGTTATTACAACCAAAACAGTCTTAATCTTGTTCGGAGGATTTCTGCTAATTCTGATTATTTTATTTTCAATCAAAAAAATAAAAGTCAAAGGATATTCAATTGAAAAACTAATTCATAAAATCAACGAAATTCCGAAGCCTATTCATAGAAAAAACATTTTTTTAGGCATTTTAAGATATTTGGTTTTTTCGCACCAATATTACTTTTTGTTTTTAGCTTTTGATGTCGATCTGCCTTATTTAACTTTAATGGCAGCAATTACATCAGTATACTTTTTAGCTTCATCATTACCGACATTTCAGTTTCTAGATTTTGCAGTTAAAGGAAGCGTCGCTATTTATTTTTTCGGAATTCTTGGCGTTAACGAATGGATTGTCATTTTTATAAGCACTTTGATGTGGTTTTTAAATGTTGTATTACCAGTATTTTTAGGGAGTTATTTTGTGCTGAATTTTAAAACCAAAACAGCAGCATGA
- a CDS encoding glycosyltransferase, with protein sequence MIFALFAILAIYIVNISLLIYGFFKVKKYQKKDLKPQTSFTIIVPFRNEEENLPKLLNSFSTLNYPTDLFEVILVDDNSREKFQVSHFTFHISQIDNIRVSKSPKKDAITTAMQYVKNNWVITTDADCLVPENWLLTFDNYIQENKVSMLAGAVTYECGDSFLHHFQQLDLTSLQGATIGSFGLNKGFMCNGANFAYTKSLFESLNGFTGNETIASGDDVFLLQKAIEKFPNEVHYLKAQEAIVTTKPTESWKALFHQRVRWAAKTSSYKSSYGKFMGYVVFFGNLSFVIAFLLLLFQILNYPFFVLFAFLKFMVDFVLLSKTNQFLKNTRLKSFLLSSLFYPFFSTSVALYSLFGSYEWKDRRFMK encoded by the coding sequence ATGATTTTTGCTTTGTTTGCCATATTAGCTATTTACATTGTAAACATTAGTTTGCTAATTTATGGTTTTTTCAAAGTCAAAAAATATCAAAAAAAAGATTTAAAGCCACAGACAAGTTTTACCATAATAGTTCCGTTTCGAAATGAAGAAGAAAACCTGCCAAAGCTTTTAAATAGCTTTTCGACACTAAATTATCCAACAGATTTATTTGAAGTAATTTTAGTCGATGATAATTCGAGAGAGAAATTTCAAGTCTCACATTTCACATTTCACATTTCACAAATAGACAATATTCGAGTTTCAAAATCGCCCAAAAAAGATGCTATTACGACTGCAATGCAATACGTAAAAAACAATTGGGTAATTACCACAGATGCTGATTGTCTTGTTCCAGAAAACTGGCTTTTAACTTTTGATAATTATATTCAGGAAAATAAAGTTTCGATGCTGGCGGGAGCAGTAACGTATGAATGTGGAGATTCATTTCTGCATCATTTTCAGCAATTAGATTTGACAAGTTTACAAGGCGCAACAATTGGAAGTTTTGGTTTGAACAAAGGTTTTATGTGTAACGGAGCTAATTTTGCGTACACCAAATCATTGTTTGAAAGTTTAAATGGTTTTACTGGAAATGAGACTATTGCAAGTGGAGATGATGTCTTTTTACTGCAAAAAGCAATTGAAAAATTTCCAAATGAAGTTCATTACTTAAAAGCTCAAGAAGCCATTGTAACTACAAAACCAACAGAAAGCTGGAAAGCATTATTTCATCAAAGAGTGCGCTGGGCGGCCAAAACGAGTTCGTATAAAAGTAGCTATGGGAAATTTATGGGATACGTTGTTTTCTTTGGAAATTTGAGTTTTGTAATTGCTTTTTTGTTACTTCTCTTCCAAATTTTAAATTATCCGTTTTTTGTTTTATTTGCTTTTTTAAAGTTTATGGTTGATTTTGTTTTGCTTTCAAAAACAAATCAGTTTTTAAAGAATACAAGGCTTAAAAGCTTTTTATTGAGTAGTTTGTTTTATCCTTTTTTTAGTACAAGTGTAGCTTTGTATAGCTTATTTGGTTCGTACGAATGGAAAGACAGGCGCTTTATGAAATAA
- a CDS encoding DUF456 domain-containing protein, with product MDLLLVTLGFICMIVGIFGSFLPVLPGLSSCWVGLLLLYLTKAVENNYWVLGITFVLMVIITILDYVIPSQGTKKFGGSSYGIWGTNIGLIIGILAPIPFGFIIGPFLGALVGELLYDSQNHKRALKAATGSLLGFLASSFINFMFCVVYLGIFLSVMWKYRNILF from the coding sequence ATGGATTTACTTTTAGTTACACTAGGTTTTATATGCATGATTGTTGGCATTTTTGGCAGTTTTCTTCCTGTTTTGCCTGGGTTGTCAAGCTGCTGGGTGGGTTTGCTTTTGCTATATCTAACCAAAGCAGTAGAAAATAATTATTGGGTTTTAGGAATAACTTTTGTTTTAATGGTAATCATAACAATATTAGATTACGTAATCCCATCGCAGGGGACAAAAAAGTTCGGCGGAAGTTCGTATGGAATATGGGGGACAAATATTGGTTTAATTATCGGAATTTTGGCGCCAATTCCTTTTGGATTTATCATCGGACCTTTTTTGGGAGCACTTGTCGGAGAATTGTTATACGACTCACAAAATCATAAACGGGCACTAAAAGCGGCAACAGGTTCCTTGCTTGGGTTTCTTGCTTCGAGCTTTATTAATTTTATGTTTTGTGTAGTCTATTTGGGCATTTTTTTAAGCGTAATGTGGAAATATCGAAACATTTTGTTTTAA
- a CDS encoding DUF937 domain-containing protein has product MTPNLQIELRRFISSNVVSKLNKFYFENDALLIKGIDVSIGTILMGLYNKAEESDFYSEIASMIKEDSTFYQEIDFNAGRILSVDDCYRLEGNSLLKELFSNKKGRISEMVSNEVGIKSETAREILNFSALLVVSYLRNNLQLLESLKLLLEDQKRDILNSIPPGIKIILGFSSYETVEDKNQSIGRSIFTLFGHNFFSF; this is encoded by the coding sequence ATGACCCCAAACCTACAAATTGAACTTAGACGTTTTATTTCATCTAATGTTGTCTCCAAGTTGAACAAGTTTTATTTTGAAAATGATGCCCTTTTAATAAAAGGAATTGATGTCTCGATCGGTACAATTTTAATGGGACTCTACAACAAAGCCGAAGAATCTGATTTTTATTCTGAAATAGCCTCGATGATAAAAGAAGATTCAACTTTTTACCAAGAAATTGACTTTAACGCAGGTAGAATTTTATCAGTTGATGATTGTTACCGTTTAGAAGGAAATTCATTACTTAAAGAATTGTTCTCGAATAAAAAAGGAAGAATTTCAGAAATGGTTTCAAACGAAGTCGGTATTAAAAGCGAAACAGCCAGAGAAATACTTAACTTTTCAGCACTGCTTGTAGTTTCCTACTTAAGAAATAATCTTCAATTACTAGAAAGTTTAAAATTACTTCTCGAAGACCAAAAAAGAGACATTTTAAATAGTATTCCTCCTGGAATCAAAATCATACTCGGTTTTTCATCTTACGAAACAGTAGAAGATAAAAACCAATCTATCGGAAGATCAATTTTTACCCTTTTCGGACATAATTTCTTTAGTTTCTAA
- a CDS encoding pseudouridine synthase yields MNNKEGNNKRGGSRPNSSRSNSSKPKPPMAKRAQGPKKVKPEVKAANAAAEEKVKKQNQAPKRQKASDEIRLNKYISNSGICSRRDADIYIQSGNVKVNGVPVTEMGYLVKLNDVVNFDGVTLTPEKKEYILLNKPKNFTTALDEGQEYRNVLELVRGSTNAKIAPIGRMDKNTTGLLVFTNDTDMIRKFTLPNQKSSKIYQVSLDKNLKFEDLEKISKGLVLDGHRVFVEEISYIDNEPKSEIGLKLRTSNVKVVRSIFESFEYNVLRIDRVAFAGLTKKNLPRGNWRFLTDQEIINLKNAK; encoded by the coding sequence ATGAACAACAAGGAAGGCAATAATAAAAGAGGCGGATCTAGACCAAACAGCTCAAGATCAAACTCTAGTAAGCCAAAACCTCCTATGGCGAAACGTGCGCAAGGGCCGAAAAAAGTGAAACCGGAGGTTAAAGCCGCTAATGCTGCTGCGGAAGAAAAAGTAAAAAAACAAAATCAGGCTCCGAAAAGACAAAAGGCTTCAGATGAAATTCGTTTAAACAAATACATCTCGAACTCTGGTATTTGTTCGCGTCGTGATGCTGACATTTATATTCAGTCTGGAAACGTTAAAGTAAACGGTGTTCCAGTAACTGAAATGGGATATTTGGTAAAATTGAATGATGTAGTAAACTTTGACGGTGTTACTTTGACTCCTGAAAAGAAAGAATATATTTTATTAAATAAGCCTAAAAACTTTACGACAGCTCTGGATGAAGGTCAAGAATATCGTAACGTTCTAGAACTTGTTCGTGGTTCTACAAATGCAAAAATTGCTCCAATTGGAAGAATGGATAAAAATACGACTGGTTTATTGGTATTTACAAACGATACAGATATGATCCGTAAGTTTACTTTACCAAATCAAAAATCGTCTAAAATTTATCAGGTTTCTTTAGACAAAAACTTAAAGTTTGAGGATCTTGAAAAAATCAGCAAAGGTTTGGTTCTTGACGGACACCGCGTTTTTGTTGAGGAAATTAGCTATATTGATAATGAGCCCAAAAGTGAAATCGGCCTTAAACTTCGTACTTCGAATGTAAAAGTGGTGCGTTCTATTTTTGAGTCTTTTGAATATAATGTTTTACGAATTGATCGTGTTGCATTTGCTGGTTTGACCAAAAAGAATCTTCCTAGAGGAAACTGGCGCTTTTTGACTGACCAAGAGATCATCAATTTGAAAAACGCTAAATAG
- a CDS encoding geranylgeranylglycerol-phosphate geranylgeranyltransferase, whose translation MLSRQHKLLVMKIVSLFSVVRGYNIPIIVLAQYLSAIFILAPEIRALDILLDFHLFLIVFASAITIASGYIINNFYDSQKDLINRPNKSMLDRLVSQKTKLSVYFSLNFLAVLMAFIVSWRAFLFFSGYIFLIWFYSHKIKKYPIIGNLMSALLAVTPFFAILLYFYNKISFEEIENHMSHFVVISAHAVFLFLLLLIREMIKDLENLKGDLVTDYRTIPVLYGEKISKQVITALTILTILPVYVLINIYDVGYMDIYFYACFGVLLFFLIYLWKSNSKEQFLMLHNVLKFLIVSGVFCIVLINPSVLWHGRELISNY comes from the coding sequence ATGTTAAGCAGACAGCACAAACTTTTAGTAATGAAAATTGTTAGTCTGTTTTCTGTAGTTAGGGGTTACAATATTCCAATTATAGTTTTAGCGCAATATCTATCGGCTATTTTTATTTTGGCACCAGAAATTAGGGCGCTGGATATTCTTCTTGATTTCCATTTATTTCTAATTGTTTTTGCTTCGGCGATTACGATTGCTTCGGGTTATATTATCAATAATTTTTACGACAGCCAGAAAGATTTAATTAATCGTCCCAACAAATCAATGCTGGACAGATTAGTGAGTCAAAAAACTAAATTATCGGTTTATTTTTCTTTGAATTTTCTTGCTGTTTTAATGGCTTTTATTGTTTCTTGGAGAGCATTTTTGTTCTTCTCGGGTTATATTTTCCTGATTTGGTTTTATTCTCATAAAATAAAAAAATATCCAATTATCGGGAATTTAATGTCTGCACTGCTGGCTGTTACTCCGTTTTTTGCCATATTACTGTATTTCTACAATAAAATTTCGTTTGAAGAAATTGAAAATCATATGAGTCATTTTGTGGTAATTTCGGCACATGCAGTTTTCTTGTTTTTACTTTTGCTGATTCGAGAAATGATTAAAGATTTGGAAAACTTAAAAGGTGATTTGGTAACGGATTATAGAACAATTCCTGTTTTGTATGGTGAAAAAATCTCTAAACAAGTTATTACTGCTTTAACGATTTTAACCATTTTACCTGTTTATGTTTTAATAAATATTTACGATGTGGGTTATATGGATATTTACTTTTATGCCTGCTTTGGGGTTTTGCTTTTTTTCTTGATTTATTTATGGAAATCGAATTCTAAGGAGCAGTTTTTAATGCTTCATAATGTTTTGAAATTCTTAATCGTTTCGGGTGTTTTCTGCATTGTTTTGATCAATCCGAGCGTTTTATGGCATGGGCGTGAATTGATTTCTAATTATTAA
- a CDS encoding DUF502 domain-containing protein has product MKSILKIFKATFLGGILFLAPLVVLFIILEKGYGIIQKVTLPLVKNLPRVHVLGIALQELVGIIIIIVFCFAAGLLSRTAKAKKLIKKLENGILSFVPGYSFMKNMNENIMGIESNQDLKVILVPTDAGWQFAFLIEQIDENSFTVFIPDAPNPWSGSVVFVEKKDIKNVEISQKEALACIRKLGYGSKELLKNKL; this is encoded by the coding sequence ATGAAAAGTATTTTAAAAATATTCAAAGCAACTTTTTTAGGAGGAATTCTGTTTTTAGCACCTTTAGTCGTACTGTTTATTATTCTTGAAAAAGGATATGGCATTATTCAAAAAGTCACTCTTCCGCTTGTAAAAAATCTACCGAGAGTACATGTTTTAGGAATTGCACTGCAAGAACTTGTTGGAATAATAATTATAATCGTTTTTTGTTTCGCTGCAGGTTTATTGTCAAGAACTGCCAAAGCTAAAAAACTGATTAAGAAATTAGAAAACGGAATTTTAAGTTTTGTTCCCGGATATTCATTTATGAAAAATATGAATGAAAACATTATGGGAATTGAATCTAATCAAGATTTAAAAGTAATTCTTGTTCCTACAGATGCCGGCTGGCAATTTGCATTTTTGATAGAACAAATAGACGAAAATAGTTTTACTGTTTTTATACCCGATGCTCCAAATCCGTGGAGTGGCTCTGTTGTTTTTGTTGAGAAAAAAGACATCAAAAACGTTGAGATTTCGCAAAAAGAAGCACTGGCATGCATCAGAAAATTAGGCTATGGCTCTAAAGAATTGTTAAAAAACAAACTGTAA